The genomic window ACTCAAATATTTTTTACAAATACAGGAGTTTCTATTGTTCATAAACTCTTACATAGGCATTGTTTGAAACTTCGAAATAATGTCATTTGACCATCCAATATCACAATGATAATATTTTTTGTATGTCATGCACTTATAATTGGAGGAAAATAATTTGTTAGTAGGTAGTATAGAAGCTGGCGGGACTAAGTTTGTTTGTGCCGTTGGGAACGAAGATTACAGTATCAAAGATAGTACTCATTTCCCAACGACTACGCCTGAAGAGACTTTGCAAAAGGCCATTGATTACTTTAAAAAATTTGATGTTGAAGCTATTGGTATTGCTTCTTTTGGACCAATCGAGTTGCGTAAGAACTCACCCAAGTATGGTTACATTACTAAGACTCCTAAAGCTCACTGGGCTGATACAGACTTCATTGGCACATTGAAAAAGGAACTAAACGTTCCAATGTTTTGGACTACTGACGTTAATGGTTCTGCTTATGGTGAATACATTATGTCTACCCTATCTAATGAAAAAATTGAATCTCTAGTTTATTACACTATTGGAACTGGTGTCGGCGGCGGTGCTGTTAGAAATGGTGAATTCGTCGGTAACCTAGGTCATCCGGAAATGGGACATACTTTCTTGAAACGTCACCCTGACGACCTTGATTTTAAAGGTATCTGTCCTTTCCACGGCGACTGTTTAGAAGGGCTAGTTGCTGGTCCAACTTTTGATGCTCGTTTAGGAAAACCTGGAAAAGATGTTCCGCTAACAGATCACACTTGGGACATCATGGCTTATTATGTTGCCCAAGCTGCTATCCAAGTTACATTGATCTTGCGTCCTGATAAAATCGTCTTTGGTGGTGGAGTTGTTAGCGAACCATTCTTAGACAAAGTACGCGTTGAATTTAAAAAATTGTTAAACGACTACGTTGAAGTTGGTGACGTCAATAAATACATCACCATGCCATTAGTTAAAAATAACGGTTCAGCGACCGTCGGTGACTTTGCGTTAGCAATCAAGTCATTGCAAGAATAATATTTAACCCGCCTAGAAATTTTCTAGACGGGCTTTTTTGTCTCAGTCACACTTTGTATTTTAAATAGTTCGCTGACAGTAGCATCAACAAGATAACGATCGTTATCGGCAAAAGCAGCGGCGTGTCTAAATAAACTAAATAGACTGAAAATAGCGATAGTGGAATCGAGATAGCAAATCTCCAAACTCCCACGATATTTCGCAAGCTTTGATTAAATCTTCCATTTAAAGCAATGATCAAGATACAAAACAGTAGTGTTATCAAATGGCTAACACTCATCCAATTCCCCCAGAAATAAGTTTTGAAAACGTTTGTAATATTTCTAACAACAAATGAAATATTAATTACCATTATTAACGATAACAGCCTAATGTAAATTTTTTGTAAATTTTA from Companilactobacillus sp. includes these protein-coding regions:
- the scrK gene encoding fructokinase ScrK, which gives rise to MLVGSIEAGGTKFVCAVGNEDYSIKDSTHFPTTTPEETLQKAIDYFKKFDVEAIGIASFGPIELRKNSPKYGYITKTPKAHWADTDFIGTLKKELNVPMFWTTDVNGSAYGEYIMSTLSNEKIESLVYYTIGTGVGGGAVRNGEFVGNLGHPEMGHTFLKRHPDDLDFKGICPFHGDCLEGLVAGPTFDARLGKPGKDVPLTDHTWDIMAYYVAQAAIQVTLILRPDKIVFGGGVVSEPFLDKVRVEFKKLLNDYVEVGDVNKYITMPLVKNNGSATVGDFALAIKSLQE